The Mytilus trossulus isolate FHL-02 chromosome 3, PNRI_Mtr1.1.1.hap1, whole genome shotgun sequence genome contains a region encoding:
- the LOC134712229 gene encoding dnaJ homolog subfamily C member 3-like: MMDYRKLWSSTNWEKSFVFFLLSLDICLIGVYSANKDVEEHLAMGKKLLAAGQLAEALSHYHAAVDGDRKNYLTYFRRATVYLALGKSKSALPDLDKVMELKPDFTAARLQRGNVLLKQGKLQEARQDYETVLKKDPSNEEAQQQLQLLSPIHSDILTAKDFYANKQYDAAIDILGRVVDICPWDAELREIRSDCYLAVGDNFKAISDIRSTTKLISDNTNAYLKLSQIHYTMGDAEDSLVQIRECLKLDQEHKDCKKHYTKVKKLVKQLNSAQEFKNEKKYQECVDKAKQILKTEPNEPEYLLKAYSYLCHCDHGAGHIKEGFKDCDTVLTMDPENVDAVIDKAETHISNEEFDDAIRLFQDAQNKDQESRRIRDGMNRAQKLKKQSQRRDYYKILGVKRTASKKQILKAYKKLAMKWHPDKYEGDDKDMAQKKFIDIASAKEVLTDPDKRNKFDNGEDPLDPESQQGQGFNPFGQGFNPFGGGQGGGGGGGQGFNFKFHF, encoded by the exons ATGATGGACTACAGAAAATTGTGGAGTTCGACTAATTGGGAGAAatctttcgttttttttctacTGAGTCTTGACATTTGTTTAATTG GTGTATATAGTGCAAATAAAGATGTTGAAGAACATTTAGCAATGGGAAAAAAGTTGTTAGCAGCTGGACAGTTAGCAGAAGCCTTGTCACACTATCATGCTGCTGTTG ATGGAGATAGAAAGAACTACTTGACCTACTTCAGAAGAGCTACTGTATATTTAGCTTTGGGGAAATCCAAATCTGCACTTCCTGATCTAGACAAAGTGATGGAACTTAAACCCGATTTTACAGCT gCAAGACTGCAGCGTGGTAATGTTTTACTGAAACAAGGAAAGCTTCAGGAAGCTAGACAGGATTATGAAACAGTG CTGAAGAAAGACCCATCAAATGAAGAAGCTCAGCAACAGTTACAGCTTTTATCTCCTATACACAGTGATATATTAACTGCTAAAGATTTCTATGCAAACAAACAGTATGATGCTGCTATAGATATACTGGGTAGAGTAGTAGAT ATATGTCCCTGGGATGCTGAACTAAGAGAAATACGATCTGATTGTTATTTAGCCGTAGGAGATAATTTTAAAGCTATTAGTGACATTCGCTCAACAACGAAACTTATTAGTGATAACACCAatgcatatttaaaattaagtcaAATCCATTATACCATGGGAGACGCTGAAGATTCACTTGT acaaatcagaGAATGTTTAAAATTAGATCAAGAACATaaagattgtaaaaaacattatACAAAAGTGAAGAAACTTGTAAAACAGTTAAATTCAGCACAGGAatttaaaaatgagaaaaaatatcaagaatgtgtagataaagccaaacaaatattaaagacagagCCTAATGAACCAGAATATTTATTAAAGGCCTATTCATATTTATGTCATTGTGATCATGGG GCAGGACATATAAAAGAAGGTTTTAAAGATTGTGATACAGTATTAACAATGGATCCAGAAAATGTTGATGCTGTTATAGATAAAGCTGAAACCCATATAAGTAATGAAGAATTTGATGATG cGATACGATTATTCCAAGATGCTCAAAATAAAGATCAAGAATCCAGAAGAATACGAGATGGAATGAATAGAgctcaaaaattaaaaaaacagtctCAACGGAGAgactattataaaattttaggTGTTAAAAG AACTGCATCGAAAAAACAGATATTAAAAGCATATAAAAAATTAGCCATGAAATGGCATCCTGATAAATATGAAGGAGATGATAAAGATATGGCTCAGAAAAAATTTATAGATATAGCTTCAGCTAAAGAAGTTTTAACAGATCCAG ataaaagaaataaatttgacaaTGGAGAAGATCCATTAGATCCAGAAAGCCAGCAGGGACAGGGATTTAATCCGTTCGGACAAGGTTTCAACCCATTTGGCGGCGGCcaaggaggaggaggaggaggcggccaaggattcaatttcaaattccaTTTTTAA